ATATCAGAGAACATTTTAGTAAAAATAAGTTGCTAAAAATTTAAGttgttgggttggggatgtaggtcagtggtagagtgcttgtctagaatgcacaagccttgggttcaattctcagcaccacaaaacaagtTTTTATTATAAGTTgctcaataaaaataatgaaataactaGTTGTTCCTTAGTATAATGGAAAGCTATTATGGGGGTAAAATAAAAGGATAAGCTTAGAGCTTTAAATGCACAGCTCAAGATCTGTATAAGGGATCAAAAATCTTCTATAACTACCTTAATGTCAAGTGGCCACAGAATGGGAAGGCAAATCCTGCAGGTAGCTGGATTCCAATGCAAATTTAATTCAAACTCTTGCAGGAGCAGCTTATGTTAAAATTAGCACCTTGACTGGCAAGAGGGCCTTGAAAATTAAGATGGGGACACATGAACAGATTCTGATAAAGGTGAGTACCTAGAATTCCTAAATTCTGCCAAGCATTCTTTGCCAACAGAAACAGTTCTTCATTTCATGTCTGAGGAAATTAGTCCCCCTTTGCCTTACAGGGAACTGCTGATCTACCTAAGGACCTACTCCTACAACCTTACATTAATCTAGACACATGACCAGACTCAAATCCCAGGAAATCCTGGGGATAGAACATAAAACATGACCTGTGCTAATATGCAATACATATGAAAAGAACAGCAAGACTGGCCAGCTtgggctgtagctgtagctcagtggcagagcacttgcctagcatgtgtgagacagaggGTTTGATCCTTactaccacataaaaagaaatacaataaaggcattctgtccatctacaactacaaaaaaaaaatttttttttaaagattggccaATTTATGCTAATAGCTGAGAGAGAGATATCCTAGATCACATTTCTGTATGTTTCTGTGTTAGAATTGGGCAGAAGAGAAATATGTGCCACatttacatgaaaagaaaagcagCAGCCATTACTCTCTGAAGGTTGGGTGGTCTGTGGTAATGAGAGGCAGATGCAGAACTGCTGGCAGAATTAGTTTGTCTCACTCTTCTCTTTTGCTATCCCCTGCCCCTTCTCTACTCCATAGtcagctcttcttttttttttttttctttttttattggttgttcaaaacattacaaagctcttgacatatcatatttcatacattagattcaagtgggttatgaactcccatttttaccccaaatacagatcaGCTCTTCTTCTTTACTGCAGCCCTGCTGACCAAAAACCTCAAGTACTCCAGAAACTTGACTAAGAACTGACAGGTGTGGTAGCTTTGCACACTGACTTCTATACCAGTCCACCTTTGCAGTGTCATGGCAAAAACTGAATATTAACTGTTTTTTATGACTGCAGGGTAGATCTGTGGAGGAATAGCTATAATACTATATACTTTATTAACTCAATTGCTTCATTTTCACATGTCCTTTAATGagcatttaaaagttttataaagacagtttttcagtaattttaaacatttcaagcAACCCTCCCCTAATTTAGAATACTCTAAGTTCCCtgggaaaaacaaattaaaagtttttttcattgaaaagaataaaaaaagaacttacaTCATTAGATTGAAACAATCGGGTCATTGCAAAGAAGGCTTCTGTAGCTTCCACAGTTCCAAAGTGTTCACCctaagtaaaatgtaaaacaatttaaactgaaatatgtatgtgtgtatgtgtgtgtgtctgtgtgtgtgttgtgtgtgtgtacacacatatacatacacacacccacaacacacacatacacacacacacacacacacacgatttttttttaggatattttctTATGCAAAAATCtttcagaattcaggaaaaaaaatcctttgtaaaCATTCTGCCTCTTGGTGGTTTTCTGGCTTTCGATTTATAAACCCACATGGCTATTTATCCACTTCTTACTTAAAATAATTCAGTATCACACACTACACTTAAAAGTTCTAGATTAGTTGTTCTCTAGGCTTTCAgcagaaattgtttttatttccttcaagaaGGATTTACCAAGAGGCAAGTACAGCTACTAATCAGAATAGAATGTTACTATCATACTACCAAAGAGCAGAGATCATACCTTATACATTTCTATAATCTAATGCCCAGCACAATGCCTGACATATGATAGGAGCATAATAAATATGAAACTGTAAAGAACTGTCTATGAGGAATCCCAGAAAACGCAGCAAACTGGGATCCAACCAAAAGGGTCAGACTCAGATTTGTCATATTAATAAGATTTACAGGGCTGCTAGAGATCTGAAGACACTGGCCCAAACCTTAAAAATATGATTCAGAACAGAGCTTTACAAACTTAAACTGCAGATTTCAAATCAGTGGAATCCTAGGGTGAAGGCTGAGATTTTTGCATTTGTAACAAGCTCCCGGTGATGCAAAGGCTGCTGATCCAGGAATCATATTGAGTAATAAGGTGTAAGATAACCTACTGTCACTAATTTTCAAACCATTCATATCACAGAATATCTGAAATAATgtcatttcaatatttaatttcttcattaagagcaatttatataaaattttaggcTAAATCTCTTTTCAGAGCTTCAGATTTCACATCAAATATAGCTAGTTTTCAATCTATTTACTATGGGTGttaagaataacttttttttttttaaagagagagagagagagagagaaagaattttaatatttattttttagttttcggcggacacaacatcttgtttgtatgtggtgctgagaattgaacccgggccacacgcatgccaggtgagcgcactacagcttgagccacatccccagcccaagaataacttttgattaaaaaaaaaaaaaatcagcaaaagttttgatttaaaaaaaaaagtaaaaaaggtttGACCACTATTCTAGAAGTGTGTGATACTGAATTATTTTAAGTAAGAAGTGGATAAATAGTCATGTGGTTTACAAATTGAAAGCCAGTGAAAGTTTAGAATGAAAGACAAAGTATAATAagaattttcaattatttaaatcaGAGTGTTCAACTTGCTCATTAGCAAGAGATTACATTGTTTCTGTCATAAAATTTACTGAATACCTAGAAACCCATGTACTTTATAGTTCTATTAGAAAACCTTAAATCCCTACTTTTTAAAGCCATAGTCAATTTGGATAAATTTTTGTAGCACACTTTGTGTTCAAATTGGTTAAACCTACTCTTTGACTTGAAATTCAAAGAACATATGGCTCTGTCAACTCCAGTAGAAACTGAAAAGTATTTTTCCATAAAGCTCTAATAAGaacaaggaaaaaagataaaaatgaatgttCCCAAACCTGCTTATGTAGTTAGCTGTGTTTTTGCTATGCTTGATAATTTCTTTATCAAGATAATGCAGTGTTTCAACATGAGTTGCCCTATTAAAAATGGTATTGGCCAATGTAAAAATATGGATACTCTGAATCAACTTTgttctaaattatttatataataggTTTAACCAATTTGAACACAAAGTATGCTACAAAAATTTATCCAAATTGACTATGGCTTAAATGTTTCTAATACGCTGTCAAAGAGGGGTTATGCTGTTTgtgaacaaatatattttatttaaaactatatgATTGTTGCCCAGTCTCCATTTGCAAAAAATATAGCTTCATTAAATCTCTGGATGAGGTTTTCAGTTACAAAACAGTAAAGGTAAAATATTCTCTCAGAATTCAAATTGGAAGCTAAGTTTTCTTAGCATCATATATAAACTACATGATTCATATGGTATATTATATGCGTGTGTATACATGTACTTATATACATAATAcaaacatagacacacacacatatatgggaTCAACAAAAATCATAAGGCTCTACGATTTTGATCATATGATCAACAAAATCATAAGGTTCATGTTTTTTAAACAGTTTGaagcaaaaaagtaaataaataataaaattaataataatagaaagaagaatctacattctttttttttttcctggttgtatacaaagtatattcacaccaattcgtgtcttcatacacgtactttgatcatcacattctaccaccatatataaccccatgccccctctcttcccctctaacccctctgccctatctagagttcatctattcctcccaagctccctctccctatcctactatgaatcagcctccttatatcaaagaaaacattcggcatttgattttttgggattggctaaatttcacttagcattatcttctctaactccatccatttatctgcaaatgtcatgattttattctcttttaccaCTGAGTaatatggctcagcggtagagcacttgcctcacatgtgcaaggccctgggttcaatcctcagcaccacataaaaataaattaattaattaattaaataaagttggagactggggatatagctcagttagtagcaggcttgcctcccatgcacaaggttctgggttcaatccccagcaccaccaaaaaaaaaaagaaaagaaaaaaagaatctacaTTCTATgactacaattttttttgtttattttgtccaCTATAACCCTAGTGCCTAGAACAGTGCATAGGACACAGAAggcatgcaataaatatttgctgagtgacTCAATGAAAATCATTCTTGAATGCTACTGTGGGTTCAGTACTATTCCTATTGCTtgatatttatttcacttaatcatTATAATTCTATACAACAGATATTATCATAATGCCAATTTGCAAAAATGGACATTAAGGCAATCAATGGTTAAATTACTTGCCCATAATCAGATTATTGAATATGAATATTCAGTAGTAATATTGAATATTACATTAATAATGAGTAGTGGAATAAGAATAATAAGTATAAAtctgaatattaaaaatcaaagccTTAAAACATCactattatacaaaaaaaaatctaaaatttgtcTGACTTTACAGTATATTTTCAGAAAGACATAAAGACCCCTAGATAAATGTAAACAATGTGTGCTAACTAGTGGTTATTAAATTCAAATCAATGTATTTGTTGAGAATATACTATATGCTTAAAGCCAGTTTAAATActtcatcatataaaaataaacagatttcaTAGTCCCTTGCTCAAGAAGTTTTACACATTGTTCTGGTGAATaaacattttggattttaaaattaaatgaatttttaaaaaaataattatactttcCAGAAAGTAGTTTCTGTATGTTACATATGGGTTTCTATTCTAGGACACAAatctaaggaaaataaaaataatttacctgGTTCAGTAAATAAAGAATCTTTGTAAGAATATGCAAACATCTTCTTGGATTGATGGGGGTTTCATTGAATATACGAGCCTACAGAAACATGCAAAATATTACTGTTACATATAGTGTATTTTCTACCTTTTTCTAAATCAGAATACAACAAATCAACTTTAATAATgaagacttttaaaatacaatatccAAAGAATATAGTTGTCTCTGGTCCTCAGTTTACTATGGTAGCTGATAAATTATTAGATACGGCCTTGATTTTCCAGTctgtattttctaattcattcccTAAGGTCTATTACAACTTTATGGGCTTTATCTgttaagaaagagaatttttaccTACCTCATATGAATGCAAAATGCTCAATATCTAACTTCTTCTAACAACCTTGCACTAAACAcctcttttcacattttatttaatattaccaACACATGGCAGAGCCTGCATGTCTTTGCACTTCTCTCAGCTCTAGATTCTCCTGTGACAAGTTAagtcctcttccttctccctccagtttATATGCTCTGCAATCAGTTAcattccttaatatttatttcGGAGGTCCTGACTCTAGTATCCCAGAGGTTCTCTGCCCGCCATTCCAAAACAGAAAAGAGGCAGCACAATGTAATTCCAAGTCATACCTCCTGTAAGACAGCACTCTTCTCCAGATGCTGGAAAGGATTGGAACCACTACCTATAGcataaaacaaaagaatgtcTTCAGTAGCTATCCTACATACTTATTTTCTAGAGAAGGGTACTGAATGCTTTAGAAATCTCACCTAAGTGAGACCTCACTTGGCTACTACAGTGATAGTCATTACTAGTATgtataaaaaattgaataaaatcattttgattttgatacGAGTTCTGTCATTTGACACAGTTTAAGAGGTTGGACTTCTCTTTTGCAGGAGTGTCTTCATTCTCTACCCTCTTTTTTATTCCCATGaatgtttataaatatgtgtCATTTCCACAACAACCAAGATTAATGAGATTACGGTAGGGAACTTTTGATTTTCCTAAAAGAAAGccttattttatgtgtttttaacaTTTACTGAGAGGCAGAATTGGAAGAATTTTGCaaagaattacataaacaaaaagTTGGATGGGGCTGTGGAGGTTAACTACCCCAACCCTCTTAACGCACTACGTGAGAGTAGCCATCAACactaacaatatttttcttttttgaggtgaCTTGGCATATTCCCGGTTTGCCTTGGACCACAGGCGGGTATAAAGACGCAAGTCACTTTTGGATGCCTGAGCATTAGTCCATCAGTGTCCCACAGGGCAGGTTGGGCCCCCCTCCCCAGGAAGATTAGAAGGTACAGACACCTCAAAGTCCATATACACGCATACGCTGCATCGTCGACCCCAGCCCCGAGAACAGGGCGCTCCCATTCCGAGCCTAACCCCACCAGCAACCCCCACGCTGCCGCAGAGAGCAGCGTACGCACTCCTTAGCCCCCGCCAGGGGCCCTCCGGGAATCAGCGCGGAGGGGCTCCGTCGGGGGCGGGAAcgggggtggggacaggggccGGGGCGGAGCCGCCCATCAGGCCCAGGCAGCGCCGCGCGCCGATGCGGGAGCGCGCGGCCCAAGGGGAGGCCCCGGCACCCGGGGGAGGGGCTACGGGCAGGCCCCCGGCAGGAGCGGACGGCCCCTCGCACGGCGGCGCCCACGCCCCCAGCCCCGCCGTTCCGGAAAGCAGGTGGCGGCGAGCGAGGGAAGGGGACCCCCGAGGCTGAGATTGAGAGTCAGAAGCCCCGCGCGTACCAGACTCTTCGTCCTTCTTGTCGAATTTTTTAATCATCTTGGACGACTTCCCAGCGCCCAGACCCACAGCAACCGTCCCAGGCGCCGCTGCCGGCAAGCGGAAGAGGCTGCAGGAAGGCCGGCCCCGTGTTCTCTCGCCGGTTGGGCCTCCAGGCCGTCACTCGGGGCCAAGGCCCGCCCTCCCGGGCCGTCGTGGCCGCCTTCGCCCCCTGGGGACGTAGCCACGCCCTCCCTGGCCGAGCGGGGGCGGGGCCAGGCGCTGCCCCAGGGGCTTGTCCCGCCCACCCAGCTCGCGCCTCCGCAGCCCACGCCTGCGGCAGCTGCAATGTGATTTTATTTGGTCAGCGATTTCTGCAGACTCCTCCTATCCCTGGAGAACTAGGCGGGAGGccttaagaggtttttttttttcacttaatgacAGTGGCATTTTTGATAATCCACTGTTGAGCCTTTCCGTTGCGGAAGGAGCTTTCCCCTGGCACAATTCTGGTGGGCTTCTCTTCTAGCAGCGATGAAAGTGTGAGTGGTTCCCAAAGCATCTGGGGAGTCAGCATTTCATTCACAGACTTCTTGGAAACTACGACAAAGCACAGGACACCTTGATGAATGTGTATTTCCAAAAGTAGTAGAGGAATACTTACTGAGTGGCACGGAAGGTCCAGAAACCTGGTCTTTACTCTTTATCAAGAGTAACTATCATTTCCAACCTTCTTTATAATTCCGGATCCTTACTCTTCATCAAAACCCATATTGTCAGTTTAGGATCTTCTTTGCCTGGTCCCACCCCTTTTAAGTGATTTATTTCCTTTGCAATTATATTGACACTTCAGTCACAATTATTATCATGCACTCATTCATGTGCATAAAAGGCTTTTACTCAAAATGTATGTTGGCTTTCTATTGTCTGAGACTGTGACAAACTTGCTTCATTTGACTTCAGTGATACCACTTTAGTCAGGCTCTTTTTCAATCTCCACCTGTTCTTTGCAAGTTTCTATCGTGGGATCTTCTTGCTTCTGCCCTTCCCCACTTTTGGACACTTTTTGCCTTGTATTAAATATCCCTTGAATCTGAACGCTTATTCCAAGCTGCTCTCACCTTGGTTCAGATGCTATGGTTGACCTCTTACCCGCCTTAACTAGATTTCACACCTTCCACCCAAACTGTTCTAAGTGTACTCTTTCCTGATCTGGATGCCTGATAAACAAGAGGCATTataggggggtgggggtggggagttgaGGAGATATTAGCTGTTCCTTTGCTTTAAGTGGGAATATTGGTTCAACTCTCCAGCAGATTCATTTTTGTATAGGAAATGCATCATGACAGACTTTATGTACAAAAGCAGACTAAGTatcctttgattttatttatgtgtttttattagGAAAACTGAAAAGTCACCCTAAATCTAAAGAGAAGCTACATACTGCGATATTAAAGAGTTCTCTTTATAATGTAAATGCATCCTGTGCTCTTGCAAAATTAGAGGAATTCTAATCTAGGTTAGATTCTAGAGAAATTCCCCCACATATGGATTTAAGCTGAACTGCCTCCATCCTACATATGGTATCATTTAAGATTTAACTTCGACTTGACTAAATGTACTATATTaactattatatttgttttatctgACTTATAAAGCTCAAACCATACTTTCCAGGTGAAGTCTCTCTCTTGAAAGAAGATACTTGTACATCTGAAATATTCTGGGACTGAAAACAGACATaatatttaagacttttttttttttttggtagtaccagggatggaactcaggggcttaggggtgctctactactgagctatattccccagccatttttactttttaattttgacacagggtcttactaaattgcccaggctgaccttccTGTGTCAGCCAGTGGAGTGACTAGGATTACAGGAACGTATCACCATGCTCACaggacaaaaaattttaaatccttaggctgggggtatagctcagaagtagagtgcttacctagcatgcaccagtagtccctgggttcaatccccatcagcCAAAGGGTGGGGGAAGGATTTTGCTAAGTAAATAATGGaacaaataatacataaatatgtgaaaaactaTGAAAGTGGTAGATGATAGAGTTTGGAAAAAACTGCTAGTGCTTTCTTGAAATTTGAGGATTTAAACTTCTTTTAGTTCTCAGCTTCCTTGCTACAAGGGAAAACAATGTCTAGAACCACCATGACAGGTGCCAATCTGCCCATATCTCTTAATCCCTGTAGGTTCTACCTCCAGCCCACATCTCAGTCCAGTAAACCACTGCATTGAGAGAAAAGAGCTTACCATTTTTCCTCATATCCCTTTCACAGACTGGAGCAAAACTGAGCTGAGggtacatttttttctgtttcttcaaagCAAAcacttttgaatattttccttcACTTTTGAAGTCATTGTCAGTGGAAAACCTTAACAACgacaacaacagaaattcatttagTAGACCCTAGGGCAAGAGGTTAATGGTATCAGTCACTTTAAAGTTGGCTACATCCTCAGAGATTCTGTGGGAGAAGAAGGGACAATGCCAAGAGACTGCCCATAGGGACAGAAAGGCAGTATCAGTCAGCTGCAAGGAACATTTATATTACTTAGCACCATATAACCATTGGTGCCAAGTTAACTTGGAAGTAACTTCAAAAtctctttcttctctgcaaaCTAGATAAAGGTTGCTCCAGTAACTAATTTCAAAGAgaacttcttttgtctttttgctcTTATTCTATAGTTCTTAACTTGTGCTGCGGGTCCATGTCTTTGGTTTCTTCAAAATACAGATTAGAATACAGCACTTTCCTTCACTCTTGAAGTCTTTGTCAGTGGAAAGCTTTAGTTATGCATTACTGTTTCTCTTCCATTAGCATGGAAATGAAGATGAAGGTCATGTCAAGAAACTATTAGACTTGTTTCCCACAATCAAAATTTTGTGACAAGCATTCTTATTGCCCCCCTTTTCATACAACCTTATCCCAAGCCCCTTGGAGCCCCCTTTCAAGTTTGTTAAATTCTATAGAGAAGAGACAGTAACACAAATAAGGAAAAGATAGGaaagaaattaagttaaaaaaaagagccAGAATTTCACCTAAACCATTGTTCTCGCTTGGATGTAGGATCGTCTGGCCGTTTCATAGGGAAGATTGGTTTTAGTCTGgatcttaacttttttttctgagacatcaGGGGCAGGAAAAAGTTCTCGCTGGGTTTTTGATTATGATGAATTtcctgtggcagagggaagaagagaaagtgaAGAAGTCGGCCCAGTCTCTTGGAACTTCAAGGTTGAACAAAGTTCCTGGACTAAGTTATGATTCCCCTAAAACTATGCAACCAAATATATCAAAGTGGGAAGTGGAAACTCAGAAGCCAGAACCATAGGAAGCAGTGCCCTGAGCTGGATAATATGTATTCGTTCATTGCCAAATGATTTGTCCAAAGCTTGGTCAGTTTCCTAAGCAATTGATCAAACTTGCCTACTGGCCCTTGGAAGTGAATGGCAGGGGAAGTTGCCCAGTTTGGAGAAGGATTCTATTAGTGAATTTGTTAACAAGTTGAGAAATAGAACCCATATGGAACTCTACCTTCCTTTTTTGGAGATGGCTATGTTATCCACTTACTTTCTGCATCTACAGGGATAGGGCCATGGAATGGGATGTTTTGTGAGGTAATAATTTCATCATTCTTAAAGGTCATAGAATTGAAGATTTTCAGTCTTAAAAGTTATCCAGTATAACTGTTCATCTGACACTTTTATCCCCTCAATTTCATTACCAAGTGATCAGTCTTCCTatgcttcaaaacaaaacataaaacaatttcATCTTTGATCAGCTATCTCCCTATAACTTTTACCCAATAATCCAAACAGAGCAAATCTAATGCCTCTTTCACAGACAAATTTTTGAAGAAATCTGTCATGTTCCGCCTAAGCTCTATTTCTTCCAGGCTGAACATTGCCAATATTTTGAAGTTTTCCTCATATGACATGGTTTTGTTTCCCTTATTCTCCTGATTTATCTCATTTGAGAAAGttacaatttatatttttccccAACATGTGGCAAtctgaaataaaaactatactCTCGCCTTAGGGATTGCATCACCAACCCCATTTAAAGTGTCTACTAAAAAATCATTATCACTTCTGATAACTTTCCCTAGCTACACTATCTAAAGTTGTCATTCACAGTCCATCCATTTATCTTGCTTTGGCATGGTATCTATCATGTTATGCATTTTCTGTATGATTTTTACTTCCTTATGGTCTATCTACCTCACTAGAATTAAACTTCATTGAAACAGAGACTGgttagtcatatatatatatatatatatatatatatatacacacacacacatatacatataaatatatatatatacacacacacatacacatataaatatatatatatatatatatacatatatatatatatatatatttggggggaCCAGatattgaatttaggggcactcaacacctgagccacaaccccaaacctattttgtattttatttagagacagggtctcactgagttgcttagtgcatcaccattgctgaggctggctttgaacttgtgatcttcctgcctcagcctcctgagccactgggattgcaggcatgtgccaccatgcccatctagTCACTAATATATTGCTAGTACCTCTAATGGTGCTTGGCACATAATAGGTtcttgctaagagccatagccaagtagtatttttggttgaaaggtgacgccagcaagccattgagatgatatgattatgttaagatctgcattcttatggatattagacccctgctgtccacctcagcctgctaaggaactcctggagagttcccattggttg
This is a stretch of genomic DNA from Ictidomys tridecemlineatus isolate mIctTri1 chromosome 2, mIctTri1.hap1, whole genome shotgun sequence. It encodes these proteins:
- the Tsga13 gene encoding testis-specific gene 13 protein gives rise to the protein MSIVYYIQAVERGYKESVRFQNGKPKTLSNKPDKPEKGIAADGEEVFDYTGQSKFVLKNLRYYSVHPNLARYYEPLKSTVLQKFLDQNRKTTSFMLKVTEFDQDLTLLIMTNNPPPYSINQQEKDGTPKYFSQKLLLEEIHHNQKPSENFFLPLMSQKKKLRSRLKPIFPMKRPDDPTSKREQWFRFSTDNDFKSEGKYSKVFALKKQKKMYPQLSFAPVCERDMRKNVSKKSVNEMLTPQMLWEPLTLSSLLEEKPTRIVPGESSFRNGKAQQWIIKNATVIK